One part of the Lotus japonicus ecotype B-129 chromosome 2, LjGifu_v1.2 genome encodes these proteins:
- the LOC130739666 gene encoding fe(2+) transport protein 1-like isoform X2, whose protein sequence is MLYCFGAHIFCVILSLASFPGSLTRSKQECSSKHEGKCHDKNKALKLKIIAIFCILVTSMLGICLPIFSGAVPALNPNGDLFAIVKAFASGVILATGYMHVLPDSFDDLTSPCLPERPWHKFPFTTFVAMLSAVFTLMVDSFSISFFKKKLSAVSSEGGDPREPKELENVGGYDHHHAHGMLVTTGVNAEQLLRHRVVAQVLELGIVVHSVVIGLSMGASENPCTIRPLMAALCFHQLFEGMGLGGCILQAEYGFKVKAIMIFFFSVTTPFGIVLGIGLSKVYSDTSPTSLIVEGILNAVSAGLLNYMALVDLLAADFMGPKLQSRVRLQLWAFVAVLLGAGGMSVMAIWA, encoded by the exons ATGCTCTATTGCTTTGGAGCCCATATTTTCTGTGTTATTCTTTCTTTGGCATCATTTCCCGGAAGCTTG ACAAGAAGTA AACAAGAATGCTCCTCCAAGCACGAAGGAAAGTGCCATGACAAGAACAAGGCATTGAAGCTGAAAATCATCGCCATCTTCTGCATTCTGGTAACCAGCATGCTAGGCATCTGCCTCCCAATCTTCTCCGGCGCCGTCCCCGCCTTGAATCCAAACGGCGACCTCTTCGCCATCGTAAAAGCCTTCGCCTCCGGCGTCATACTCGCCACCGGTTACATGCATGTTTTGCCTGACTCGTTTGACGACCTCACCTCGCCGTGCTTGCCGGAACGCCCCTGGCACAAGTTCCCCTTCACCACGTTTGTTGCTATGCTCTCCGCTGTTTTTACTCTCATGGTTGATTCCTTCTCCATCAGCTTCTTCAAGAAGAAGCTTTCTGCCGTGTCGTCGGAAGGTGGTGATCCTCGTGAGCCCAAGGAATTGGAAAACGTTGGCGGTTATGATCATCATCATGCACATGGAATGCTTGTGACGACGGGTGTAAATGCAGAACAGTTGCTCCGCCACCGGGTTGTGGCTCAG GTGTTGGAGCTAGGCATTGTGGTGCACTCAGTGGTGATTGGTTTGTCAATGGGAGCTTCTGAGAATCCATGCACAATTAGGCCTCTGATGGCAGCACTTTGCTTCCATCAACTCTTTGAGGGAATGGGATTGGGTGGTTGTATACTTCAGGCTGAGTATGGATTCAAGGTGAAAGCGATTATGATATTCTTCTTCTCCGTGACGACGCCATTTGGGATTGTGTTGGGGATTGGTTTGTCGAAGGTGTACAGCGATACTAGTCCGACTTCTCTGATCGTGGAGGGGATTCTGAACGCGGTGTCCGCGGGGCTTCTGAATTATATGGCGCTGGTGGATTTGCTGGCTGCAGATTTCATGGGGCCTAAGTTGCAGAGCAGAGTGAGGCTTCAGTTGTGGGCGTTCGTGGCGGTTTTACTTGGGGCAGGGGGCATGTCTGTGATGGCAATTTGGGCATAG
- the LOC130739666 gene encoding fe(2+) transport protein 1-like isoform X1, which translates to MASNNSSKLAAVVIISALLLAALPVPARGEQECSSKHEGKCHDKNKALKLKIIAIFCILVTSMLGICLPIFSGAVPALNPNGDLFAIVKAFASGVILATGYMHVLPDSFDDLTSPCLPERPWHKFPFTTFVAMLSAVFTLMVDSFSISFFKKKLSAVSSEGGDPREPKELENVGGYDHHHAHGMLVTTGVNAEQLLRHRVVAQVLELGIVVHSVVIGLSMGASENPCTIRPLMAALCFHQLFEGMGLGGCILQAEYGFKVKAIMIFFFSVTTPFGIVLGIGLSKVYSDTSPTSLIVEGILNAVSAGLLNYMALVDLLAADFMGPKLQSRVRLQLWAFVAVLLGAGGMSVMAIWA; encoded by the exons ATGGCGAGTAATAACTCCTCCAAACTCGCAGCGGTTGTTATCATCTCGGCGTTGCTATTAGCGGCGTTGCCGGTGCCGGCGAGGGGAGAACAAGAATGCTCCTCCAAGCACGAAGGAAAGTGCCATGACAAGAACAAGGCATTGAAGCTGAAAATCATCGCCATCTTCTGCATTCTGGTAACCAGCATGCTAGGCATCTGCCTCCCAATCTTCTCCGGCGCCGTCCCCGCCTTGAATCCAAACGGCGACCTCTTCGCCATCGTAAAAGCCTTCGCCTCCGGCGTCATACTCGCCACCGGTTACATGCATGTTTTGCCTGACTCGTTTGACGACCTCACCTCGCCGTGCTTGCCGGAACGCCCCTGGCACAAGTTCCCCTTCACCACGTTTGTTGCTATGCTCTCCGCTGTTTTTACTCTCATGGTTGATTCCTTCTCCATCAGCTTCTTCAAGAAGAAGCTTTCTGCCGTGTCGTCGGAAGGTGGTGATCCTCGTGAGCCCAAGGAATTGGAAAACGTTGGCGGTTATGATCATCATCATGCACATGGAATGCTTGTGACGACGGGTGTAAATGCAGAACAGTTGCTCCGCCACCGGGTTGTGGCTCAG GTGTTGGAGCTAGGCATTGTGGTGCACTCAGTGGTGATTGGTTTGTCAATGGGAGCTTCTGAGAATCCATGCACAATTAGGCCTCTGATGGCAGCACTTTGCTTCCATCAACTCTTTGAGGGAATGGGATTGGGTGGTTGTATACTTCAGGCTGAGTATGGATTCAAGGTGAAAGCGATTATGATATTCTTCTTCTCCGTGACGACGCCATTTGGGATTGTGTTGGGGATTGGTTTGTCGAAGGTGTACAGCGATACTAGTCCGACTTCTCTGATCGTGGAGGGGATTCTGAACGCGGTGTCCGCGGGGCTTCTGAATTATATGGCGCTGGTGGATTTGCTGGCTGCAGATTTCATGGGGCCTAAGTTGCAGAGCAGAGTGAGGCTTCAGTTGTGGGCGTTCGTGGCGGTTTTACTTGGGGCAGGGGGCATGTCTGTGATGGCAATTTGGGCATAG
- the LOC130739667 gene encoding probable indole-3-acetic acid-amido synthetase GH3.1 — protein sequence MAVDSTLSSPLGPPACEKDAKALQFIEEMTRNADAVQERVLAEILSRNANTEYLKRFHLDGATDRETFKSMVPVITYEDVQPEIQRIANGDRSPILSAQPISEFLTSSGTSAGERKLMPTIKEELDRRQLLYSLLMPVMNLYVPGLDKGKGLYFLFVKSESRTPGGLLARPVLTSYYKSQHFKTRPYDPYNVYTSPNEAILCPDSFQSMYTQMLCGLIERNQVLRLGAVFASGLLRAIRFLQLNWPELAHDIRTGNLNSRITDPTLKGCMKEILKPDPELASFVARECSKEDWEGMITRIWPNTKYLDVIVTGAMAQYIPTLNYYSGGLPMACTMYASSECYFGLNLNPMCKPSEVSYTIMPNMAYFEFLPHESGSANSPWLTHDSPDELVELADVEVGREYELVITTYAGLYRYHVGDILRVTGFHNSAPQFHFVRRKNVLLSIDSDKTDESELQCAVENASKLLSGFNTSVVEYTSYADTRTIPGHYVIYWELLTKDSANSPSHEVLDRCCLEMEESLNSVYRQCRVSDHSIGPLEIRVVRSGTFEELMDYAISRGASINQYKVPRCVNFTPIMELLDSRVVSVHFSKDLPHWTPERKR from the exons ATGGCTGTGGATTCAACTCTTTCATCTCCCTTAGGCCCCCCTGCGTGCGAGAAAGATGCAAAAGCACTGCAGTTCATCGAGGAAATGACACGAAACGCCGACGCAGTCCAGGAGAGGGTACTGGCGGAGATTCTGAGCCGAAACGCCAACACAGAGTACCTCAAACGCTTCCACCTCGACGGCGCCACCGACCGTGAAACCTTCAAGTCCATGGTTCCTGTCATCACCTATGAAGATGTCCAGCCTGAGATTCAGCGCATCGCCAATGGCGACCGCTCCCCTATCCTCTCTGCTCAGCCCATCTCTGAATTCCTCACAAG TTCTGGAACTTCAGCTGGTGAAAGAAAACTGATGCCAACAATTAAGGAAGAGCTGGATCGTCGCCAGCTTCTATACAGCCTCCTCATGCCAGTTATGAACCT TTATGTACCGGGTTTGGACAAAGGAAAGGGTCTCTACTTTTTGTTTGTGAAGTCCGAATCAAGGACCCCGGGTGGGTTATTGGCCCGACCCGTTCTCACAAGCTACTACAAGAGCCAACATTTCAAGACCCGACCCTATGACCCGTACAATGTTTACACTAGCCCAAATGAAGCTATCTTGTGCCCTGACTCATTTCAGAGCATGTACACTCAGATGCTTTGCGGCCTCATAGAGCGCAATCAGGTCCTTCGCCTCGGTGCGGTCTTTGCCTCTGGTCTCCTTCGTGCAATCCGGTTCCTCCAGCTCAATTGGCCCGAACTTGCCCACGACATCCGCACCGGGAACCTGAATTCCCGGATCACTGACCCGACGTTAAAGGGTTGCATGAAAGAGATCCTAAAACCCGACCCGGAATTGGCCTCGTTTGTAGCGCGTGAATGTTCCAAGGAAGATTGGGAAGGAATGATCACGAGGATTTGGCCTAACACCAAATACCTTGATGTGATTGTAACGGGCGCAATGGCACAATACATTCCCACTCTCAACTACTATAGTGGAGGTTTACCAATGGCATGCACCATGTACGCTTCCTCAGAGTGCTACTTCGGGCTCAACCTGAACCCGATGTGCAAGCCTTCTGAGGTTTCGTACACAATAATGCCAAACATGGCCTACTTCGAGTTTCTCCCGCACGAGTCCGGGTCAGCCAACTCGCCTTGGCTGACCCATGACTCGCCGGATGAACTCGTGGAGCTTGCTGACGTGGAGGTAGGGAGGGAGTACGAGTTGGTGATCACCACCTATGCGGGGTTGTACCGCTATCACGTTGGTGACATCCTCCGGGTCACAGGGTTCCACAACTCAGCGCCGCAGTTCCACTTTGTGCGCCGGAAGAATGTGCTTCTAAGCATTGACTCAGACAAGACAGATGAGTCGGAGCTGCAGTGCGCGGTGGAGAACGCCTCAAAGCTGCTCTCTGGGTTCAACACGAGCGTGGTGGAGTACACGAGCTACGCGGACACAAGGACTATTCCGGGACACTACGTGATTTACTGGGAGCTGTTGACCAAAGACTCAGCGAACTCACCGAGTCATGAGGTGTTGGATCGGTGTTGTTTGGAGATGGAGGAATCATTGAACTCAGTTTATAGGCAGTGCCGGGTCTCAGATCATTCGATTGGGCCGCTGGAAATACGTGTTGTGAGGAGTGGGACGTTTGAGGAGCTTATGGATTATGCAATCTCAAGAGGTGCGTCCATAAATCAATATAAGGTGCCAAGGTGTGTGAATTTTACTCCCATAATGGAGCTATTGGACTCAAGGGTTGTGTCTGTTCACTTTAGCAAAGATTTGCCACATTGGACTCCTGAAAGGAAAAGATGA
- the LOC130739669 gene encoding WPP domain-interacting tail-anchored protein 2 isoform X1, with amino-acid sequence MDEFANKVQGGFNAGDTAFGKLHSLKGFSTKENDMQEMEMSLQALTEIDHRLAYSSEKLVNLHALYIYLLARENDLEPMDSKNDLILANMFEKAMTSDLLSGILDSEVRELDNFIDTLQEEIVDARHKIFSCRHLTEVYFIMDEKLHDSEESVKQFQQQLLELKMQSSQLQKTLVAFQHESWETGKTLSLSENGQLIDAKAKSKDQMVEQRRYILRMLEKSLARELDLEKKLAESRKNEELKLKLRYTEQVAFYMEEAAEVVWGRFLEADNASEVLMGISKGIMGRLQVAEFNLNGSMQRENELKSKVKNFIEQLKGKDAALEKLEKCNVQYLKENSEVLALREKVKFLEEERKDFEHRINALTEENEACHEQLIEAESFVESLKESIDIAENRAENAEAKVTQLTETNLELTEELNFLKGSASTAEKKVGSLEKQLRELDIQLQNAKASSEASQEQQNMLYTAIWDMEILIEELKSKVSNAESNKDSAEEQCIVLSETNFELNKELDLLRSRMSSLKTSFDQARKSKLSSAKEIDTGTKFIMDMIAQLATERGRINKQLEALKQENKSLVKKLTGTKIGVPLDACTNELNSRNEDQASNIDSSNDSCTKLSDEEGREHFDKTFQVGEPSEGASSETKVTPSISPNKSAIWRNFTFVSLAIFIPLVSVLAFCMLYIETCPF; translated from the exons ATGGATGAATTTGCTAACAAAGTTCAAGGCGGCTTTAATGCTGGAGATACAGCTTTTGGGAAACTTCACTCACTCAAAGGGTTCTCAACTAAAGAAAATGATATGCAAGAAATGGAGATGTCCCTGCAAGCTTTAACAGAAATAGACCACCGCTTAGCCTATTCTTCTGAGAAGCTGGTGAACTTGCATGCACTTTATATTTATCTGTTGGCCCGTGAAAATGATCTTGAACCAATGGATTCAAAGAATGACCTCATCTTGGCAAATATGTTTGAGAAGGCAATGACATCAGATCTATTGTCTGGCATTTTAGATTCTGAGGTAAGAGAGCTGGACAATTTCATCGACACTCTACAGGAAGAAATTGTTGATGCTCGtcataaaatattttcatgcaGACATCTGACTGAGGTTTACTTTATAATGGATGAAAAATTGCACGACTCGGAAGAGTCCGTGAAGCAGTTTCAACAGCAGTTATTGGAGTTGAAGATGCAATCATCCCAGTTGCAGAAAACCCTTGTGGCTTTCCAACATGAGAGTT GGGAAACGGGGAAGACCTTGAGTTTATCAGAAAATGGTCAGCTGATAGATGCTAAAGCAAAATCCAAGGATCAGATGGTTGAACAACGAAGATATATTCTGCGAATGCTTGAGAAGTCCTTAGCACGGGAGCTAGATCTTGAAAAGAAGCTAGCAGAGTCAAGAAAAAATGAAGAGCTAAAGTTGAAACTCCGCTACACGGAACAAGTAGCATTTTATATGGAAGAAGCAGCGGAAGTAGTTTGGGGGAGATTTCTAGAGGCAGACAATGCTTCGGAGGTGTTGATGGGAATTTCTAAAGGTATAATGGGACGCCTCCAAGTTGCTGAATTCAACCTCAATGGCTCTATGCAACGCGAAAATGAGCTGAAATCAAAAGTTAAAAATTTCATAGAACAACTTAAGGGTAAAGATGCTGCTTTAGAGAAGCTTGAGAAATGTAATGTTCAATATCTCAAGGAAAATTCTGAGGTGTTGGCTTTGAGGGAAAAGGTGAAATTTCTTGAAGAAGAACGAAAAGATTTTGAGCATCGGATAAATGCTTTGACAGAAGAAAATGAAGCATGTCATGAACAACTCATTGAGGCGGAAAGCTTTGTCGAGTCTCTAAAAGAAAGCATTGACATAGCAGAAAATCGGGCGGAGAATGCAGAAGCAAAGGTCACACAGTTAACTGAGACCAACTTGGAACTTACTGAAGAGCTGAATTTCCTTAAAGGGAGTGCTAGCACTGCAGAGAAAAAGGTTGGTTCACTAGAGAAGCAACTAAGAGAATTAGATATCCAGCTACAGAATGCAAAGGCATCTTCTGAAGCAAGTCAAGAACAGCAGAATATGTTATACACAGCAATATGGGATATGGAAATTTTAATTGAAGAGCTAAAATCAAAGGTTTCAAATGCTGAAAGTAATAAAGATAGTGCAGAAGAGCAATGCATTGTGCTATCTGAGACTAACTTTGAACTAAATAAAGAATTGGATCTCCTGAGGTCCAGAATGAGTAGCCTGAAAACATCTTTCGATCAAGCTAGAAAATCAAAATTATCAAGTGCAAAAGAAATTGATACTGGAACTAAGTTCATCATGGATATGATAGCACAGCTCGCCACTGAAAGGGGGCGCATCAATAAACAG CTAGAGGCTTtaaaacaggaaaataaaagtttGGTAAAAAAGTTAACTGGGACCAAAATTGGTGTCCCTCTAGATGCATGCACCAATGAACTAAATAGCAGAAATGAAGATCAAGCTTCCAACATTGACTCAAGCAATGATAGCTGTACAAAATTATCtgatgaagaaggaagagaacACTTTGATAAAACCTTTCAG GTGGGTGAACCATCAGAAGGCGCAAGTTCTGAAACTAAAGTAACACCATCTATTTCACCAAATAAGTCTGCAATTTGGAGAAACTTCACATTTGTTTCATTGGCAATTTTTATCCCACTGGTTTCTGTGTTAGCCTTCTGCATGTTGTACATAGAAACGTGTCCTTTCTGA
- the LOC130739669 gene encoding WPP domain-interacting tail-anchored protein 2 isoform X3: MDEKLHDSEESVKQFQQQLLELKMQSSQLQKTLVAFQHESWETGKTLSLSENGQLIDAKAKSKDQMVEQRRYILRMLEKSLARELDLEKKLAESRKNEELKLKLRYTEQVAFYMEEAAEVVWGRFLEADNASEVLMGISKGIMGRLQVAEFNLNGSMQRENELKSKVKNFIEQLKGKDAALEKLEKCNVQYLKENSEVLALREKVKFLEEERKDFEHRINALTEENEACHEQLIEAESFVESLKESIDIAENRAENAEAKVTQLTETNLELTEELNFLKGSASTAEKKVGSLEKQLRELDIQLQNAKASSEASQEQQNMLYTAIWDMEILIEELKSKVSNAESNKDSAEEQCIVLSETNFELNKELDLLRSRMSSLKTSFDQARKSKLSSAKEIDTGTKFIMDMIAQLATERGRINKQLEALKQENKSLVKKLTGTKIGVPLDACTNELNSRNEDQASNIDSSNDSCTKLSDEEGREHFDKTFQVGEPSEGASSETKVTPSISPNKSAIWRNFTFVSLAIFIPLVSVLAFCMLYIETCPF, translated from the exons ATGGATGAAAAATTGCACGACTCGGAAGAGTCCGTGAAGCAGTTTCAACAGCAGTTATTGGAGTTGAAGATGCAATCATCCCAGTTGCAGAAAACCCTTGTGGCTTTCCAACATGAGAGTT GGGAAACGGGGAAGACCTTGAGTTTATCAGAAAATGGTCAGCTGATAGATGCTAAAGCAAAATCCAAGGATCAGATGGTTGAACAACGAAGATATATTCTGCGAATGCTTGAGAAGTCCTTAGCACGGGAGCTAGATCTTGAAAAGAAGCTAGCAGAGTCAAGAAAAAATGAAGAGCTAAAGTTGAAACTCCGCTACACGGAACAAGTAGCATTTTATATGGAAGAAGCAGCGGAAGTAGTTTGGGGGAGATTTCTAGAGGCAGACAATGCTTCGGAGGTGTTGATGGGAATTTCTAAAGGTATAATGGGACGCCTCCAAGTTGCTGAATTCAACCTCAATGGCTCTATGCAACGCGAAAATGAGCTGAAATCAAAAGTTAAAAATTTCATAGAACAACTTAAGGGTAAAGATGCTGCTTTAGAGAAGCTTGAGAAATGTAATGTTCAATATCTCAAGGAAAATTCTGAGGTGTTGGCTTTGAGGGAAAAGGTGAAATTTCTTGAAGAAGAACGAAAAGATTTTGAGCATCGGATAAATGCTTTGACAGAAGAAAATGAAGCATGTCATGAACAACTCATTGAGGCGGAAAGCTTTGTCGAGTCTCTAAAAGAAAGCATTGACATAGCAGAAAATCGGGCGGAGAATGCAGAAGCAAAGGTCACACAGTTAACTGAGACCAACTTGGAACTTACTGAAGAGCTGAATTTCCTTAAAGGGAGTGCTAGCACTGCAGAGAAAAAGGTTGGTTCACTAGAGAAGCAACTAAGAGAATTAGATATCCAGCTACAGAATGCAAAGGCATCTTCTGAAGCAAGTCAAGAACAGCAGAATATGTTATACACAGCAATATGGGATATGGAAATTTTAATTGAAGAGCTAAAATCAAAGGTTTCAAATGCTGAAAGTAATAAAGATAGTGCAGAAGAGCAATGCATTGTGCTATCTGAGACTAACTTTGAACTAAATAAAGAATTGGATCTCCTGAGGTCCAGAATGAGTAGCCTGAAAACATCTTTCGATCAAGCTAGAAAATCAAAATTATCAAGTGCAAAAGAAATTGATACTGGAACTAAGTTCATCATGGATATGATAGCACAGCTCGCCACTGAAAGGGGGCGCATCAATAAACAG CTAGAGGCTTtaaaacaggaaaataaaagtttGGTAAAAAAGTTAACTGGGACCAAAATTGGTGTCCCTCTAGATGCATGCACCAATGAACTAAATAGCAGAAATGAAGATCAAGCTTCCAACATTGACTCAAGCAATGATAGCTGTACAAAATTATCtgatgaagaaggaagagaacACTTTGATAAAACCTTTCAG GTGGGTGAACCATCAGAAGGCGCAAGTTCTGAAACTAAAGTAACACCATCTATTTCACCAAATAAGTCTGCAATTTGGAGAAACTTCACATTTGTTTCATTGGCAATTTTTATCCCACTGGTTTCTGTGTTAGCCTTCTGCATGTTGTACATAGAAACGTGTCCTTTCTGA
- the LOC130739669 gene encoding WPP domain-interacting tail-anchored protein 2 isoform X2: protein MDEFANKVQGGFNAGDTAFGKLHSLKGFSTKENDMQEMEMSLQALTEIDHRLAYSSEKLVNLHALYIYLLARENDLEPMDSKNDLILANMFEKAMTSDLLSGILDSEVRELDNFIDTLQEEIVDARHKIFSCRHLTEVYFIMDEKLHDSEESVKQFQQQLLELKMQSSQLQKTLVAFQHESWETGKTLSLSENGQLIDAKAKSKDQMVEQRRYILRMLEKSLARELDLEKKLAESRKNEELKLKLRYTEQVAFYMEEAAEVVWGRFLEADNASEVLMGISKGIMGRLQVAEFNLNGSMQRENELKSKVKNFIEQLKGKDAALEKLEKCNVQYLKENSEVLALREKVKFLEEERKDFEHRINALTEENEACHEQLIEAESFVESLKESIDIAENRAENAEAKVTQLTETNLELTEELNFLKGSASTAEKKVGSLEKQLRELDIQLQNAKASSEASQEQQNMLYTAIWDMEILIEELKSKVSNAESNKDSAEEQCIVLSETNFELNKELDLLRSRMSSLKTSFDQARKSKLSSAKEIDTGTKFIMDMIAQLATERGRINKQLEALKQENKSLVKKLTGTKIGVPLDACTNELNSRNEDQASNIDSSNDSCTKLSDEEGREHFDKTFQAGG from the exons ATGGATGAATTTGCTAACAAAGTTCAAGGCGGCTTTAATGCTGGAGATACAGCTTTTGGGAAACTTCACTCACTCAAAGGGTTCTCAACTAAAGAAAATGATATGCAAGAAATGGAGATGTCCCTGCAAGCTTTAACAGAAATAGACCACCGCTTAGCCTATTCTTCTGAGAAGCTGGTGAACTTGCATGCACTTTATATTTATCTGTTGGCCCGTGAAAATGATCTTGAACCAATGGATTCAAAGAATGACCTCATCTTGGCAAATATGTTTGAGAAGGCAATGACATCAGATCTATTGTCTGGCATTTTAGATTCTGAGGTAAGAGAGCTGGACAATTTCATCGACACTCTACAGGAAGAAATTGTTGATGCTCGtcataaaatattttcatgcaGACATCTGACTGAGGTTTACTTTATAATGGATGAAAAATTGCACGACTCGGAAGAGTCCGTGAAGCAGTTTCAACAGCAGTTATTGGAGTTGAAGATGCAATCATCCCAGTTGCAGAAAACCCTTGTGGCTTTCCAACATGAGAGTT GGGAAACGGGGAAGACCTTGAGTTTATCAGAAAATGGTCAGCTGATAGATGCTAAAGCAAAATCCAAGGATCAGATGGTTGAACAACGAAGATATATTCTGCGAATGCTTGAGAAGTCCTTAGCACGGGAGCTAGATCTTGAAAAGAAGCTAGCAGAGTCAAGAAAAAATGAAGAGCTAAAGTTGAAACTCCGCTACACGGAACAAGTAGCATTTTATATGGAAGAAGCAGCGGAAGTAGTTTGGGGGAGATTTCTAGAGGCAGACAATGCTTCGGAGGTGTTGATGGGAATTTCTAAAGGTATAATGGGACGCCTCCAAGTTGCTGAATTCAACCTCAATGGCTCTATGCAACGCGAAAATGAGCTGAAATCAAAAGTTAAAAATTTCATAGAACAACTTAAGGGTAAAGATGCTGCTTTAGAGAAGCTTGAGAAATGTAATGTTCAATATCTCAAGGAAAATTCTGAGGTGTTGGCTTTGAGGGAAAAGGTGAAATTTCTTGAAGAAGAACGAAAAGATTTTGAGCATCGGATAAATGCTTTGACAGAAGAAAATGAAGCATGTCATGAACAACTCATTGAGGCGGAAAGCTTTGTCGAGTCTCTAAAAGAAAGCATTGACATAGCAGAAAATCGGGCGGAGAATGCAGAAGCAAAGGTCACACAGTTAACTGAGACCAACTTGGAACTTACTGAAGAGCTGAATTTCCTTAAAGGGAGTGCTAGCACTGCAGAGAAAAAGGTTGGTTCACTAGAGAAGCAACTAAGAGAATTAGATATCCAGCTACAGAATGCAAAGGCATCTTCTGAAGCAAGTCAAGAACAGCAGAATATGTTATACACAGCAATATGGGATATGGAAATTTTAATTGAAGAGCTAAAATCAAAGGTTTCAAATGCTGAAAGTAATAAAGATAGTGCAGAAGAGCAATGCATTGTGCTATCTGAGACTAACTTTGAACTAAATAAAGAATTGGATCTCCTGAGGTCCAGAATGAGTAGCCTGAAAACATCTTTCGATCAAGCTAGAAAATCAAAATTATCAAGTGCAAAAGAAATTGATACTGGAACTAAGTTCATCATGGATATGATAGCACAGCTCGCCACTGAAAGGGGGCGCATCAATAAACAG CTAGAGGCTTtaaaacaggaaaataaaagtttGGTAAAAAAGTTAACTGGGACCAAAATTGGTGTCCCTCTAGATGCATGCACCAATGAACTAAATAGCAGAAATGAAGATCAAGCTTCCAACATTGACTCAAGCAATGATAGCTGTACAAAATTATCtgatgaagaaggaagagaacACTTTGATAAAACCTTTCAGGCAG GTGGGTGA